In Desulfopila inferna, the DNA window AAAGAGTCGAACTCAACTGAACATCCAGGATTTTGCCGTCCTTGGTGTATCGCCTGGTTTCAAAAAGATGAATCTTCTGACCACTGAGCATCCGCCGAATGGCCTCTTTTGTTTCCGCCACATTTTCCGGGGGAACGAAGTCAATCTGCTTGCCGAGGAGCTCGTCCCTCGACAATTGAAAGGTCTGCTCAAAGGCCGGATTGACGTAGGTTGCCACTCCCTGCATGTCATAAACCACAATGGGATCGGGGGAAGACTCAAGGAAGGTGCGGTAACGACTTTCGCTCTCCCGCCAGAAAGCTTCAGTCATTTTTTTCTGGACCAGTTCACGCCGCACATCCGCATAAAGCCGCGCTTTTTCAAGGGCAATAATTGCCAGTGCGGCGAACTGCTCGAGAGTGGCGATATCCTCCCTGCTGAAACGTTTGTCAGCGTCGACATGGGCAAGACCGATGACCCCCAGCACCTGGTTTTCTGATTTAAGCGGTATTCCCACTATGGAGCGCAGTCCATCGAGAACCTTATCGGCAATGCGGCCGGGCCAGGTCAAATAATCCTCTACAAGAACTGGTGCTTCGGCCTGCCAGACCCGACCTCCCATACCTTCGCCGAGAGAAACCCTGCGGCCCAGCTGGCCCTTGAAAAAACCCATTCCCATCTTCATCTGCATCTGCTCTCCCCCGGCATATGGCAGATAAATATAGCCATGCGCGGTGCCGCTGAGAGATGCCGCCCGTTCGAGAATATTTTCCAGCAACTCTTCCTTGTCCAGCTTATCGATCAAGCCCAGGGAAGTCTCGTGAAGGGCCTTCAGGGACTCATTATGCCGATGAAATACCTCCTCAGCGGCCTTGAGGCGTTTAAACTCCAGATTGAGCGTTTCGATCTGCCGGGCCAGATCCATGTAGGAAGGTTTTCTGCTCATAATTTAAGATTAGCTTTTATCTTTTGACGGCATGGTAAAAGAGCATCAAGTTTCCAGACAGGGTTGCCTTGTCCGGGAGAAACCAATCTCTATTTCCTGCCAGGCCTGCAAGCAGCAAGACAGAGCCAGCCGGCCAAAAAAAGTATTCCTCCTGCCGGGGTGATATATCCGGTATCAACGGAACTAAACGCCATCAAATAGAGGCTGCCAGAGAAAAACACAATCCCGCCCAGGAAACAGAAGCCTCCCAGAACTGCCGGCCTCGCCGGCTGCTTCTGAGAAGCGATCAACAGCGATGTACAGAGAAGGGCCAGTGAGTGAAACATCTGATAACGCACCCCTTTGTCTATCCAAAGGGACTGCATCTCATTAAATAACCCGGAATGGGCTCCCCAGGATCCCACAGCCACAGAGATGCCGGCCAGCAGCGAACCGAGAAGAAAGAAAAGACGAGCCATTACCGCCTCCTTATTGAGCAAACCCAGAAAGTCAGCTCAACCGGATTTGCCGTTTAGCATTGAGAATATAGAGAATACTTGTATTTTACATTGAAACGAAAAGGAAATTGTGTCAACAATCTTTTTAACAGGCAGGCATGGTGAC includes these proteins:
- a CDS encoding DUF423 domain-containing protein, coding for MARLFFLLGSLLAGISVAVGSWGAHSGLFNEMQSLWIDKGVRYQMFHSLALLCTSLLIASQKQPARPAVLGGFCFLGGIVFFSGSLYLMAFSSVDTGYITPAGGILFLAGWLCLAACRPGRK
- a CDS encoding PAS domain S-box protein — translated: MSRKPSYMDLARQIETLNLEFKRLKAAEEVFHRHNESLKALHETSLGLIDKLDKEELLENILERAASLSGTAHGYIYLPYAGGEQMQMKMGMGFFKGQLGRRVSLGEGMGGRVWQAEAPVLVEDYLTWPGRIADKVLDGLRSIVGIPLKSENQVLGVIGLAHVDADKRFSREDIATLEQFAALAIIALEKARLYADVRRELVQKKMTEAFWRESESRYRTFLESSPDPIVVYDMQGVATYVNPAFEQTFQLSRDELLGKQIDFVPPENVAETKEAIRRMLSGQKIHLFETRRYTKDGKILDVQLSSTLYQGDDGRPQGNIVTLRDISAQKQAEDELRNYRDHLEILVAERTAELEQTNIQLEQEIEDRRRAEKALRKREKELQAQSDHLEEVNTALRVLLKQREEDKKELGEIVLRNVQELVNPYLQGIINGRLNDRQKTLARILETNLNNIISPFIDKLASGLVHLTPVEIKVASLVKEGMTNKEIAEILLVSKNTVLFHRHHIRDKLGIKNKKINLRSHLLAMEK